DNA from Cynocephalus volans isolate mCynVol1 chromosome 2, mCynVol1.pri, whole genome shotgun sequence:
AGTCAGCTCCATCCAAATTCAGCACAAAGTAGAAGTGGTCAGACTCAAAAAGCTACCTCTTGCAAAGTTCCCTCTATCAACCAAGAAACAATACAGACTTACTGTGTAGAAGATACCCCAATATGCTTTTCAAGGTGTAGTTCATTGTCATCTCTGTCATCAGCTGAAGATGAAATAGGATGCGATCAGACAACACAGGAAGCAGACTCTGCTAATACTCTGCAAatagcagaaataaaagagaacagtGGAACTAGATCAACTGAAGACCCTGTGAGTGAAGTTCCAACAGTGTCACAGCACATTAGAACCAAATCCAGCAGGCTGCAGTCTTCTGGCTTATCTTCAGAATCAACCAGGCACAAAGCTGTTGAATTTTCTTCAGGGGCCAAATCTCCCTCCAAAAGTGGTGCTCAGACACCCAAAAGTCCACCAGAGCACTATGTTCAGGAGACTCCACTCATGTTTAGCAGATGTACTTCTGTCAGCTCACTTGATAGTTTTGAGAGTCGTTCGATTGCCAGCTCTGTTCAGAGTGAACCATGCAGTGGAATGGTAAGTGGTATTATAAGCCCCAGTGACCTTCCAGATAGCCCTGGACAAACCATGCCACCAAGCAGAAGTAAaactcctccacctcctcctcaaACAGTTCAGACCAAGCGAGAGGTACCTAAAAGTAAAGGACCTACTgctgaaaagagagagagtgtaCCTAAGCAAGCTGCTGTAAATGCTGCAGTTCAGAGGGTTCAAGTTCATCCAGATGCTGATACTTTATTACATTTCGCCACAGAAAGTACTCCAGATGGATTTTCTTGTTCATCTAGCCTGAGTGCTCTGAGCCTTGATGAGCCATTTATACAGAAAGATGTGGAATTAAGAATAATGCCTGCAGTTCAGGAAAATGACAATGGTAATGAAACAGAATCTGAGCAGCCTGAGGAATCAAATGAAAACCAggaaaaagaggcagaaaaaccTATTGATTCTGAAAAAGATCTTCTAGATGATTCAGATGATGATGATATTGAAATACTAGAAGAATGTATTATTTCTGCCATGCCAACAAAGTCATCACGTAAGGCCAAAAAGCCAGCTCAGACTGCTTCGAAATTACCTCCACCTGTGGCAAGGAAACCAAGTCAGCTGCCTGTGTACAAACTTCTGCCATCACAGAACAGGTTACAAGCACAAAAGCATGTTAGTTTTACACCAGGAGATGATATACCACGGGTTTATTGTGTGGAAGGGACACCTATAAACTTTTCCACGGCTACATCTCTAAGTGATCTAACAATAGAATCCCCTCCGAATGAGTTAGCTGCTGGAGAAGGGGTTAGAGCAGGGGCACAGTCAGGTGAATTTGAAAAGCGAGATACCATTCCTACAGAAGGCAGAAGTACAGATGAGGCTCCAAGAGGAAAAACCTCATCTGTAACTATACCTGAATTGGATGACAATAAAACAGAGGAAGGTGATATTCTTGCAGAATGCATTAATTCCGCTATGCCCAAAGGGAAAAGTCACAAGCCTTTCCGTGTGAAAAAAATAATGGACCAGGTCCAACAAGCATCTGTGTCTTCATCTGGAACTGACAAAAATCAATTAGATGGTAAGAAAAAGAAACCGACTTCACCAGTAAAACCTATGCCACAAAGTACTGAATATAGGACCCGTGTAAGAAAAAATACAgactcaaaaaataatttaaatgctgAAAGAACTTTCTCAGACAACAAAgattcaaagaaacagaatttgaaaaataattccaagGATTTCAGTGATAAGCTACCAAATAATGAAGATCGAGTCAGAGGAAGTTTTACTTTTGATTCACCTCATCATTACACGCCTATTGAAGGAACTCCGTACTGTTTTTCACGAAATGATTCTTTGAGTTCTCTAgattttgatgatgatgatgttgaccTTTCCAGGGAAAAGGCTGAAttaagaaaggggaaagaaaataaggaatcAGAAACTAAAGTTACCAGCCACACAGAACTAACCTCAAACCAACAATTGGCTAATAAGACTCAAGCTATTATAAAGCATCCAGTAAATCGAGGTCATTCTAAAGCTGTACTGCAGAAGCAATCCACTTTTCCCCAGTCATCCAAAGACACACCAGACAGAGGGGCAGCAACTGAtgaaaaattacagaattttGCTATTGAAAATACTCCTGTCTGCTTTTCTCGCAATTCCTCTCTGAGTTCTCTCAGTGACATTGAccaagaaaacaataacaacaaagaaaatgaacCTATCAAAGAGACCGAGCCCTCTGATTCACAGGGAGAACCAAGTAAACCTCAGGTGTCGGGATACGCTCCTAAATCATTTCATGTTGAAGATACCCCCGTTTGTTTCTCAAGAAACAGTTCTCTCAGTTCTCTCAGTATTGATTCTGAAGATGACCTGTTGCAGGAGTGTATAAGTTCTGCAAtgccaaagaagaaaaagccCTCACGACTCAAGGGCGATAATGAAAAGCATAGTCCCAGAAGTATGGGTGGCATATTAGCTGAAGATTTGACACTTGATTTGAAAGATATACAGAGACCAGATTCAGAACATGGTCTGTCCCCTGATTCGGAAAATTTTGATTGGAAAGCTATTCAGGAAGGTGCAAATTCCATAGTGAGTAGTTTACatcaagctgctgctgctgcatgtTTATCTAGACAAGCTTCATCTGATTCAGATTCCATCCTTTCCCTGAAATCAGGAATCTCTCTGGGATCACCATTTCATCTTACACCTGATCAAGAGGAAAAACCCTTTACAAGTAATAAAGGCCCACGAATTCTAAAACCTGGAGAGAAAAGTACATTGGAAACTAAAAAGATAGACTCTGAAAATAAAGGaatcaaaggaggaaaaaaagtttataaaagttTGATTACTGGAAAAGTTCGATCTAATTCAGAAGTTTCAAGCCAAATGAAACATCCCCTTCAAACAAACATGCCTTCAATATCTCGAGGTAGGACAATGATCCATATTCCAGGAGTTCGAAATAGCTCTTCAAGTACAAGTCCCGTTTCTAAAAAAGGCCCTCCCCTTAAGACCCCAGCCTCCAAAAGCCCTAGTGAAGGTCAGACAGCCACCACTTCTCCTAGAGGATCCAAGCCATCAGTGAAATCAGAACTAAGCCCTGTTACCAGGCAGACATCCCAAACAGGTGGGTCAAATAAAGGGCCTTCTAGATCAGGATCTAGAGATTCCACTCCTTCAAGACCTGTCCAGCAACCATTAAGTAGACCTATGCAGTCTCCAGGGCGAAACTCAATTTCTCCTGGTAGAAATGGAATAAGTCCACCTAACAAATTATCTCAACTGCCAAGGACATCATCCCCTAGTACTGCTTCAACTAAGTCCTCAGGTTCAGGAAAAATGTCATATACATCCCCAGGCAGACAGATAAGCCAACAGAACCTTACCAAACAAACAGGTTTATCCAAGAATGCAAGTAGTATCCCAAGAAGTGAGTCTGCCTCCAAAGGACTAAATCAGATGACTAATAGCAGTGGATCTAATAAAAAGGTAGAGCTTTCTAGAATGTCTTCAACTAAGTCAAGTGGAAGTGAATCTGATAGATCAGAGAGACCCGTATTGGTACGCCAGTCAACTTTCATTAAAGAAGCTCCAAGCCCAACCCTAAGGAGAAAATTGGAGGAATCTGCTTCATTTGAatctctttctccatcttctaGACCAGATTCTCCCACTAGGTCCCAGGCACAAACTCCAGTTTTAAGTCCTTCTCTTCCTGATATGTCTCTATCCACACATTCGTCTGTTCAAGCTGGTGGATGGCGAAAACTCCCACCTAATCTTAGTCCCACATTGGAGTATAATGATGGAAGGCCAGCAAAGCGTCATGATATAGCACGCTCCCATTCTGAAAGTCCTTCCAGACTTCCAATCAATAGATCAGGAACCTGGAAACGTGAGCACAGCAAACATTCATCATCCCTTCCTCGAGTAAGCACTTGGAGAAGAACTGGAAGTTCATCTTCAATTCTCTCTGCTTCATCAGAATCCAGTGAAAAAGCAAAAAGTGAGGATGAAAAACATGTGAACTCCATTTCAGGAACCAAACAAACTAAAGAAAACCAAGTGTCCACAAAAGgaacatggagaaaaataaaagaaagtgaaatttctCCCACGAATAGTATGTCTCAGACTACTTCCTCAGGTGCTACAAATGGTGCTGAATCAAAGACTCTAATTTATCAAATGGCACCTGCTGTTTCTAAAACAGAAGATGTTTGGGTGAGAATTGAGGACTGTCCCATTAATAACCCTAGATCTGGAAGATCTCCGACAGGTAATACTCCCCCCGTGATTGACAGTGTTTCAGAAAAGGGAAATCCAAATGTTAAAGATCCAAAAGATAATCAGGGAAAACAAAATGTAGCTAATGGCAGTGCTCCCATGCGCACCATGGGTTTGGAAAACCACCTGAACTCCTTTATTCACGTAGATGTCCCAGAACAAAAAGGAACTGAGACAAAACCGGGACAATGTAATCCCATCCCTGCATCAGAGACCAATGAAAGTTCTATAGCAGAGCGTACCCCATTCACTTCTAGCAGCTCAAGCAAACACAGTTCACCTAGTGGGACTGTTGCTGCCAGAGTGACTCCTTTTAATTACAACCCAAGCCCTAGGAAAAGCAGTGCAGATAGCACTTCAGCCCGGCCGTCTCAGATCCCAACACCAGTGAATAACAACACAAAGAAACGAGATTCAAAAACTGACAACACAGAATCCAGTGGAAGTCAAAGTCCTAAGCGCCATTCTGGGTCTTACCTTGTGACATCTGTTTAAAAGAGCTGAAACGAGGACACTAAGAAAATTATGTGTTAATTACAACTGCTATATAGAAATTTTGTTTCAAATGAACTTTAAAAGACTAAATTTGTAAATAGGTTTGATTCTTGTTAGAGGGTTTTTGTTCTGGAAGCCATATCTGATAGTGTACTTTGTCTTCACTGGTCATATTTTGGGAGGCACTCTTCATAGTTAGGAAGAAAGTGGTAAAGCCAAGTATATTTGTACAGtatgttttacatgtatttaaGTAGCATCCCATCCCATCATCCTTTAATTATTGCTCGTCTTAAAATAATGAACACTacagatagaaaatatatattgctATTATCAATCATTTCTAGATTATAAACTGACTAAACTTACATCAGGGAGAAATTGGTATTTATGCAAAAAACATGTTTTAGTTCTTGTGAGTCCATCTAATGTCATAATTAATCATGTGGCTGTGAAATTCACAGTAATATGGTTGCCGATGAACAAGTTTACCCAGCCTGCTTTGCTTTACTGCATGAATGAAACTGATGGTTCAATTTCAGAAGTAATGATTAACAGTTCTGTGGTCACATGCTGTGCATAGAGATAGCTACAGTGTAACAATTTACACTATTTTGTGCTCAAGACAAAAAAAATGTGTAACTGTAAAACATTGAATGAAACTATTTTACCTGAACTAGATTTTATCTGAGAGTAGGTAGAATTTTTGCTATGCTGTAACTTGTTGTATATTCTGGTATTTGAGGTGAGATGGCTGCTCTTTTATTAATGAGACATGAATCGTGTCTCGACAGAAACTAAATGAACATTTCAGAATAAATTATTGCTGTCTGTAAACTTATTGAAATTGGTATTTGTTTGAAGGGTCTTATTTCACATTTGTATTAACAATTGCCAAAAGGGCctcttttaaaaacttatgtaAAAATTTTCCTTCAGCTTCTATGCATTGAGTAAAATTCCTCttactataataaaaacaattgaaGAAAACTTTTGGCACTTAACCATTCCATGCATTGGAACTTAACCAttcctgaaatttattttttttatgtgattAACACTTCctgatgttaatattttttcacttatgTCTTCTTACTCCGGTGGAATTCGGTTCAAACAAATTCATAGTAGCAGTGTAAACTGCCTAGCACAGAACTA
Protein-coding regions in this window:
- the APC gene encoding adenomatous polyposis coli protein isoform X3, giving the protein MAAASYDQLLKQVEALKMENSNLRQELEDNSNHLTKLETEASNMKEVLKQLQGSIEDEAMASSGQIDLLERLKELNLDSNFPGVKLRSKMSLRSYGSREGSVSSRSGECSPVPMGSFPRRGFANGSRESSGYLEELEKERSLLLADLDKEEKEKDWYYAQLQNLTKRIDSLPLTENFSLQTDMTRRQLEYEARQIRVAMEEQLGTCQDMEKRAQRRIARIQQIEKDILRIRQLLQSQATEAERSSQSKHEAGSHEAERQNEGQGVAEINMATSGSGQGSSTRMDHETASVLSSSSTHSAPRRLTSHLGTKVEMVYSLLSMLGTHDKDDMSRTLLAMSSSQDSCISMRQSGCLPLLIQLLHGNDKDSVLLGNSRGSKEARARASAALHNIIHSQPDDKRGRREIRVLHLLEQIRAYCETCWEWQEAHEQGMDQDKNPMPAPVEHQICPAVCVLMKLSFDEEHRHAMNELGGLQAIAELLQVDCEMYGLTNDHYSITLRRYAGMALTNLTFGDVANKATLCSMKGCMRALVAQLKSESEDLQQVIASVLRNLSWRADVNSKKTLREVGSVKALMECALEVKKESTLKSVLSALWNLSAHCTENKADICAVDGALAFLVGTLTYRSQTNTLAIIESGGGILRNVSSLIATNEDHRQILRENNCLQTLLQHLKSHSLTIVSNACGTLWNLSARNPKDQEALWDMGAVSMLKNLIHSKHKMIAMGSAAALRNLMANRPAKYKDANIMSPGSSLPSLHVRKQKALEAELDAQHLSETFDNIDNLSPKASHRSKQRHKQNLYGDYVFDTNRHDDNRSDNFNTGNMTVLSPYLNTTVLPSSSSSRGSLDSSRSEKDRSLERERGIGLGNYHSATENPGTSSKRVLQISGTAAQIAKVMEEVSAIHTSQEDRSSGSTTELHCVTDDRNALRRSSASHTHSNTYNFTKSENSNRTCSMPYAKLEYKRSSNDSLNSVSSSDGYGKRGQMKPSIESYSEDDESKFCSYGQYPADLAHKIHSANHMDDNDGELDTPINYSLKYSDEQLNSGRQSPSQNERWARPKHIIEDEIKQNEQRQSRSQNTTYPIYTENTDDKHHKFQPHFGQQECVSPYRSRGASGSETNRVVSNHGINQNVNQSLCQEDDYEDDKPTNYSERYSEEEQHEEEERPTNYSIKYNEEKHHVDQPIDYSLKYATDISSSQKPSFSFSKSSSGQSTKTEHISSSSENTSTPSSNAKRQSQLHPNSAQSRSGQTQKATSCKVPSINQETIQTYCVEDTPICFSRCSSLSSLSSAEDEIGCDQTTQEADSANTLQIAEIKENSGTRSTEDPVSEVPTVSQHIRTKSSRLQSSGLSSESTRHKAVEFSSGAKSPSKSGAQTPKSPPEHYVQETPLMFSRCTSVSSLDSFESRSIASSVQSEPCSGMVSGIISPSDLPDSPGQTMPPSRSKTPPPPPQTVQTKREVPKSKGPTAEKRESVPKQAAVNAAVQRVQVHPDADTLLHFATESTPDGFSCSSSLSALSLDEPFIQKDVELRIMPAVQENDNGNETESEQPEESNENQEKEAEKPIDSEKDLLDDSDDDDIEILEECIISAMPTKSSRKAKKPAQTASKLPPPVARKPSQLPVYKLLPSQNRLQAQKHVSFTPGDDIPRVYCVEGTPINFSTATSLSDLTIESPPNELAAGEGVRAGAQSGEFEKRDTIPTEGRSTDEAPRGKTSSVTIPELDDNKTEEGDILAECINSAMPKGKSHKPFRVKKIMDQVQQASVSSSGTDKNQLDGKKKKPTSPVKPMPQSTEYRTRVRKNTDSKNNLNAERTFSDNKDSKKQNLKNNSKDFSDKLPNNEDRVRGSFTFDSPHHYTPIEGTPYCFSRNDSLSSLDFDDDDVDLSREKAELRKGKENKESETKVTSHTELTSNQQLANKTQAIIKHPVNRGHSKAVLQKQSTFPQSSKDTPDRGAATDEKLQNFAIENTPVCFSRNSSLSSLSDIDQENNNNKENEPIKETEPSDSQGEPSKPQVSGYAPKSFHVEDTPVCFSRNSSLSSLSIDSEDDLLQECISSAMPKKKKPSRLKGDNEKHSPRSMGGILAEDLTLDLKDIQRPDSEHGLSPDSENFDWKAIQEGANSIVSSLHQAAAAACLSRQASSDSDSILSLKSGISLGSPFHLTPDQEEKPFTSNKGPRILKPGEKSTLETKKIDSENKGIKGGKKVYKSLITGKVRSNSEVSSQMKHPLQTNMPSISRGRTMIHIPGVRNSSSSTSPVSKKGPPLKTPASKSPSEGQTATTSPRGSKPSVKSELSPVTRQTSQTGGSNKGPSRSGSRDSTPSRPVQQPLSRPMQSPGRNSISPGRNGISPPNKLSQLPRTSSPSTASTKSSGSGKMSYTSPGRQISQQNLTKQTGLSKNASSIPRSESASKGLNQMTNSSGSNKKVELSRMSSTKSSGSESDRSERPVLVRQSTFIKEAPSPTLRRKLEESASFESLSPSSRPDSPTRSQAQTPVLSPSLPDMSLSTHSSVQAGGWRKLPPNLSPTLEYNDGRPAKRHDIARSHSESPSRLPINRSGTWKREHSKHSSSLPRVSTWRRTGSSSSILSASSESSEKAKSEDEKHVNSISGTKQTKENQVSTKGTWRKIKESEISPTNSMSQTTSSGATNGAESKTLIYQMAPAVSKTEDVWVRIEDCPINNPRSGRSPTGNTPPVIDSVSEKGNPNVKDPKDNQGKQNVANGSAPMRTMGLENHLNSFIHVDVPEQKGTETKPGQCNPIPASETNESSIAERTPFTSSSSSKHSSPSGTVAARVTPFNYNPSPRKSSADSTSARPSQIPTPVNNNTKKRDSKTDNTESSGSQSPKRHSGSYLVTSV
- the APC gene encoding adenomatous polyposis coli protein isoform X2 codes for the protein MAAASYDQLLKQVEALKMENSNLRQELEDNSNHLTKLETEASNMKEVLKQLQGSIEDEAMASSGQIDLLERLKELNLDSNFPGVKLRSKMSLRSYGSREGSVSSRSGECSPVPMGSFPRRGFANGSRESSGYLEELEKERSLLLADLDKEEKEKDWYYAQLQNLTKRIDSLPLTENFSLQTDMTRRQLEYEARQIRVAMEEQLGTCQDMEKRAQRRIARIQQIEKDILRIRQLLQSQATEAERSSQSKHEAGSHEAERQNEGQGVAEINMATSGSGQGSSTRMDHETASVLSSSSTHSAPRRLTSHLGTKVEMVYSLLSMLGTHDKDDMSRTLLAMSSSQDSCISMRQSGCLPLLIQLLHGNDKDSVLLGNSRGSKEARARASAALHNIIHSQPDDKRGRREIRVLHLLEQIRAYCETCWEWQEAHEQGMDQDKNPMPAPVEHQICPAVCVLMKLSFDEEHRHAMNELGRKATRGISSQELGQGLSGGLQAIAELLQVDCEMYGLTNDHYSITLRRYAGMALTNLTFGDVANKATLCSMKGCMRALVAQLKSESEDLQQVIASVLRNLSWRADVNSKKTLREVGSVKALMECALEVKKESTLKSVLSALWNLSAHCTENKADICAVDGALAFLVGTLTYRSQTNTLAIIESGGGILRNVSSLIATNEDHRQILRENNCLQTLLQHLKSHSLTIVSNACGTLWNLSARNPKDQEALWDMGAVSMLKNLIHSKHKMIAMGSAAALRNLMANRPAKYKDANIMSPGSSLPSLHVRKQKALEAELDAQHLSETFDNIDNLSPKASHRSKQRHKQNLYGDYVFDTNRHDDNRSDNFNTGNMTVLSPYLNTTVLPSSSSSRGSLDSSRSEKDRSLERERGIGLGNYHSATENPGTSSKRVLQISGTAAQIAKVMEEVSAIHTSQEDRSSGSTTELHCVTDDRNALRRSSASHTHSNTYNFTKSENSNRTCSMPYAKLEYKRSSNDSLNSVSSSDGYGKRGQMKPSIESYSEDDESKFCSYGQYPADLAHKIHSANHMDDNDGELDTPINYSLKYSDEQLNSGRQSPSQNERWARPKHIIEDEIKQNEQRQSRSQNTTYPIYTENTDDKHHKFQPHFGQQECVSPYRSRGASGSETNRVVSNHGINQNVNQSLCQEDDYEDDKPTNYSERYSEEEQHEEEERPTNYSIKYNEEKHHVDQPIDYSLKYATDISSSQKPSFSFSKSSSGQSTKTEHISSSSENTSTPSSNAKRQSQLHPNSAQSRSGQTQKATSCKVPSINQETIQTYCVEDTPICFSRCSSLSSLSSAEDEIGCDQTTQEADSANTLQIAEIKENSGTRSTEDPVSEVPTVSQHIRTKSSRLQSSGLSSESTRHKAVEFSSGAKSPSKSGAQTPKSPPEHYVQETPLMFSRCTSVSSLDSFESRSIASSVQSEPCSGMVSGIISPSDLPDSPGQTMPPSRSKTPPPPPQTVQTKREVPKSKGPTAEKRESVPKQAAVNAAVQRVQVHPDADTLLHFATESTPDGFSCSSSLSALSLDEPFIQKDVELRIMPAVQENDNGNETESEQPEESNENQEKEAEKPIDSEKDLLDDSDDDDIEILEECIISAMPTKSSRKAKKPAQTASKLPPPVARKPSQLPVYKLLPSQNRLQAQKHVSFTPGDDIPRVYCVEGTPINFSTATSLSDLTIESPPNELAAGEGVRAGAQSGEFEKRDTIPTEGRSTDEAPRGKTSSVTIPELDDNKTEEGDILAECINSAMPKGKSHKPFRVKKIMDQVQQASVSSSGTDKNQLDGKKKKPTSPVKPMPQSTEYRTRVRKNTDSKNNLNAERTFSDNKDSKKQNLKNNSKDFSDKLPNNEDRVRGSFTFDSPHHYTPIEGTPYCFSRNDSLSSLDFDDDDVDLSREKAELRKGKENKESETKVTSHTELTSNQQLANKTQAIIKHPVNRGHSKAVLQKQSTFPQSSKDTPDRGAATDEKLQNFAIENTPVCFSRNSSLSSLSDIDQENNNNKENEPIKETEPSDSQGEPSKPQVSGYAPKSFHVEDTPVCFSRNSSLSSLSIDSEDDLLQECISSAMPKKKKPSRLKGDNEKHSPRSMGGILAEDLTLDLKDIQRPDSEHGLSPDSENFDWKAIQEGANSIVSSLHQAAAAACLSRQASSDSDSILSLKSGISLGSPFHLTPDQEEKPFTSNKGPRILKPGEKSTLETKKIDSENKGIKGGKKVYKSLITGKVRSNSEVSSQMKHPLQTNMPSISRGRTMIHIPGVRNSSSSTSPVSKKGPPLKTPASKSPSEGQTATTSPRGSKPSVKSELSPVTRQTSQTGGSNKGPSRSGSRDSTPSRPVQQPLSRPMQSPGRNSISPGRNGISPPNKLSQLPRTSSPSTASTKSSGSGKMSYTSPGRQISQQNLTKQTGLSKNASSIPRSESASKGLNQMTNSSGSNKKVELSRMSSTKSSGSESDRSERPVLVRQSTFIKEAPSPTLRRKLEESASFESLSPSSRPDSPTRSQAQTPVLSPSLPDMSLSTHSSVQAGGWRKLPPNLSPTLEYNDGRPAKRHDIARSHSESPSRLPINRSGTWKREHSKHSSSLPRVSTWRRTGSSSSILSASSESSEKAKSEDEKHVNSISGTKQTKENQVSTKGTWRKIKESEISPTNSMSQTTSSGATNGAESKTLIYQMAPAVSKTEDVWVRIEDCPINNPRSGRSPTGNTPPVIDSVSEKGNPNVKDPKDNQGKQNVANGSAPMRTMGLENHLNSFIHVDVPEQKGTETKPGQCNPIPASETNESSIAERTPFTSSSSSKHSSPSGTVAARVTPFNYNPSPRKSSADSTSARPSQIPTPVNNNTKKRDSKTDNTESSGSQSPKRHSGSYLVTSV
- the APC gene encoding adenomatous polyposis coli protein isoform X1 translates to MAAASYDQLLKQVEALKMENSNLRQELEDNSNHLTKLETEASNMKEVLKQLQGSIEDEAMASSGQIDLLERLKELNLDSNFPGVKLRSKMSLRSYGSREGSVSSRSGECSPVPMGSFPRRGFANGSRESSGYLEELEKERSLLLADLDKEEKEKDWYYAQLQNLTKRIDSLPLTENFSLQTDMTRRQLEYEARQIRVAMEEQLGTCQDMEKRAQRRIARIQQIEKDILRIRQLLQSQATEAEQRSSQSKHEAGSHEAERQNEGQGVAEINMATSGSGQGSSTRMDHETASVLSSSSTHSAPRRLTSHLGTKVEMVYSLLSMLGTHDKDDMSRTLLAMSSSQDSCISMRQSGCLPLLIQLLHGNDKDSVLLGNSRGSKEARARASAALHNIIHSQPDDKRGRREIRVLHLLEQIRAYCETCWEWQEAHEQGMDQDKNPMPAPVEHQICPAVCVLMKLSFDEEHRHAMNELGRKATRGISSQELGQGLSGGLQAIAELLQVDCEMYGLTNDHYSITLRRYAGMALTNLTFGDVANKATLCSMKGCMRALVAQLKSESEDLQQVIASVLRNLSWRADVNSKKTLREVGSVKALMECALEVKKESTLKSVLSALWNLSAHCTENKADICAVDGALAFLVGTLTYRSQTNTLAIIESGGGILRNVSSLIATNEDHRQILRENNCLQTLLQHLKSHSLTIVSNACGTLWNLSARNPKDQEALWDMGAVSMLKNLIHSKHKMIAMGSAAALRNLMANRPAKYKDANIMSPGSSLPSLHVRKQKALEAELDAQHLSETFDNIDNLSPKASHRSKQRHKQNLYGDYVFDTNRHDDNRSDNFNTGNMTVLSPYLNTTVLPSSSSSRGSLDSSRSEKDRSLERERGIGLGNYHSATENPGTSSKRVLQISGTAAQIAKVMEEVSAIHTSQEDRSSGSTTELHCVTDDRNALRRSSASHTHSNTYNFTKSENSNRTCSMPYAKLEYKRSSNDSLNSVSSSDGYGKRGQMKPSIESYSEDDESKFCSYGQYPADLAHKIHSANHMDDNDGELDTPINYSLKYSDEQLNSGRQSPSQNERWARPKHIIEDEIKQNEQRQSRSQNTTYPIYTENTDDKHHKFQPHFGQQECVSPYRSRGASGSETNRVVSNHGINQNVNQSLCQEDDYEDDKPTNYSERYSEEEQHEEEERPTNYSIKYNEEKHHVDQPIDYSLKYATDISSSQKPSFSFSKSSSGQSTKTEHISSSSENTSTPSSNAKRQSQLHPNSAQSRSGQTQKATSCKVPSINQETIQTYCVEDTPICFSRCSSLSSLSSAEDEIGCDQTTQEADSANTLQIAEIKENSGTRSTEDPVSEVPTVSQHIRTKSSRLQSSGLSSESTRHKAVEFSSGAKSPSKSGAQTPKSPPEHYVQETPLMFSRCTSVSSLDSFESRSIASSVQSEPCSGMVSGIISPSDLPDSPGQTMPPSRSKTPPPPPQTVQTKREVPKSKGPTAEKRESVPKQAAVNAAVQRVQVHPDADTLLHFATESTPDGFSCSSSLSALSLDEPFIQKDVELRIMPAVQENDNGNETESEQPEESNENQEKEAEKPIDSEKDLLDDSDDDDIEILEECIISAMPTKSSRKAKKPAQTASKLPPPVARKPSQLPVYKLLPSQNRLQAQKHVSFTPGDDIPRVYCVEGTPINFSTATSLSDLTIESPPNELAAGEGVRAGAQSGEFEKRDTIPTEGRSTDEAPRGKTSSVTIPELDDNKTEEGDILAECINSAMPKGKSHKPFRVKKIMDQVQQASVSSSGTDKNQLDGKKKKPTSPVKPMPQSTEYRTRVRKNTDSKNNLNAERTFSDNKDSKKQNLKNNSKDFSDKLPNNEDRVRGSFTFDSPHHYTPIEGTPYCFSRNDSLSSLDFDDDDVDLSREKAELRKGKENKESETKVTSHTELTSNQQLANKTQAIIKHPVNRGHSKAVLQKQSTFPQSSKDTPDRGAATDEKLQNFAIENTPVCFSRNSSLSSLSDIDQENNNNKENEPIKETEPSDSQGEPSKPQVSGYAPKSFHVEDTPVCFSRNSSLSSLSIDSEDDLLQECISSAMPKKKKPSRLKGDNEKHSPRSMGGILAEDLTLDLKDIQRPDSEHGLSPDSENFDWKAIQEGANSIVSSLHQAAAAACLSRQASSDSDSILSLKSGISLGSPFHLTPDQEEKPFTSNKGPRILKPGEKSTLETKKIDSENKGIKGGKKVYKSLITGKVRSNSEVSSQMKHPLQTNMPSISRGRTMIHIPGVRNSSSSTSPVSKKGPPLKTPASKSPSEGQTATTSPRGSKPSVKSELSPVTRQTSQTGGSNKGPSRSGSRDSTPSRPVQQPLSRPMQSPGRNSISPGRNGISPPNKLSQLPRTSSPSTASTKSSGSGKMSYTSPGRQISQQNLTKQTGLSKNASSIPRSESASKGLNQMTNSSGSNKKVELSRMSSTKSSGSESDRSERPVLVRQSTFIKEAPSPTLRRKLEESASFESLSPSSRPDSPTRSQAQTPVLSPSLPDMSLSTHSSVQAGGWRKLPPNLSPTLEYNDGRPAKRHDIARSHSESPSRLPINRSGTWKREHSKHSSSLPRVSTWRRTGSSSSILSASSESSEKAKSEDEKHVNSISGTKQTKENQVSTKGTWRKIKESEISPTNSMSQTTSSGATNGAESKTLIYQMAPAVSKTEDVWVRIEDCPINNPRSGRSPTGNTPPVIDSVSEKGNPNVKDPKDNQGKQNVANGSAPMRTMGLENHLNSFIHVDVPEQKGTETKPGQCNPIPASETNESSIAERTPFTSSSSSKHSSPSGTVAARVTPFNYNPSPRKSSADSTSARPSQIPTPVNNNTKKRDSKTDNTESSGSQSPKRHSGSYLVTSV